One Neisseria sp. Marseille-Q5346 genomic region harbors:
- a CDS encoding MJ0042-type zinc finger domain-containing protein: protein MPACSCPHCKTPHWVKDAQLNVAQGFVVCTRCSGMFKAKDYLSGNLPADPAHLPVAVTDVRLVHNIGAQILKHSKLSRKEISDLLNSALKEEPKAEEQAAVKTRKDGFNWTLASLIALTVLIMQLFYLALL, encoded by the coding sequence ATGCCTGCTTGTTCTTGTCCTCATTGTAAAACACCACATTGGGTGAAAGATGCCCAGTTGAACGTGGCGCAGGGTTTCGTGGTCTGCACGCGTTGTTCGGGGATGTTTAAGGCCAAGGATTATCTGTCGGGCAACCTGCCGGCCGATCCGGCTCATCTGCCTGTGGCGGTAACGGATGTGCGCCTCGTGCATAACATCGGCGCGCAAATCCTCAAACATTCCAAACTCTCGCGCAAAGAAATTTCCGATTTGCTCAACAGCGCGCTCAAGGAAGAGCCTAAGGCGGAAGAGCAGGCGGCGGTCAAAACGCGCAAGGACGGTTTCAACTGGACTTTGGCATCGTTGATTGCGCTGACGGTTTTGATTATGCAACTCTTTTATCTTGCCCTGCTATGA